The Mercurialis annua linkage group LG2, ddMerAnnu1.2, whole genome shotgun sequence genome contains a region encoding:
- the LOC126668311 gene encoding uncharacterized protein LOC126668311, translated as MPSQTQANPVDIASLINPITRNWKSELIMEMFDREDATKILALPLPYWPHEDKLIWQYSPDGNYTVKSGYFIALNNGFRGYQSLIPHLAKSDWKMLWKLPVPNKIKVFVWRCIHDGLPSGAALQQRLRTPSECKFCGAHETLMHLLYLCPAARQVWFQSPLNFRSSWGPTTDFATHWKSTITKLQEIDDNMEAVPLYCFTLWHIWKQRNSKIFNDVQLTATETIRLILADAEEFKQSQELTERDRRHVSQEQQGQMTVRATPPGFMKINYDAAVDVQRKKGFPGIIAKDASDMQKGKFSATFQFIWDPGILEMLALREAMNWSISRGWNKAIFEGDALQVSNIVNSGQCTISALRGICEDIWRLKTSFTEVFFQYVPRIQNSEAHKWAQQIKHCILT; from the coding sequence ATGCCTTCTCAAACTCAAGCAAACCCTGTAGATATCGCTAGCCTTATTAACCCAATAACTAGAAATTGGAAATCAGAATTGATCATGGAGATGTTTGACAGAGAAGATGCGACCAAAATTCTGGCACTTCCGCTTCCATATTGGCCCCATGAAGATAAATTGATATGGCAATATAGTCCAGATGGCAACTACACGGTTAAATCAGGTTATTTCATAGCTCTGAATAATGGCTTCAGAGGTTACCAGTCTCTCATTCCTCACCTAGCTAAATCAGACTGGAAAATGCTGTGGAAACTGCCTGTcccaaacaaaattaaagtttttgttTGGCGATGTATACATGACGGTTTACCTTCGGGTGCAGCTCTCCAACAAAGACTTCGCACGCCCTCAGAGTGCAAATTTTGTGGAGCTCATGAAACTCTTATGCATCTGCTTTATTTATGCCCGGCGGCCCGACAGGTTTGGTTCCAAAGTCCACTCAACTTCCGATCATCATGGGGCCCAACGACAGATTTTGCAACCCACTGGAAATCTACAATCACAAAGCTGCAGGAAATAGATGATAACATGGAGGCCGTCCCTTTGTACTGCTTCACCCTTTGGCATATTTGGAAACAAAGAAACAGTAAGATTTTCAATGATGTGCAGTTAACAGCAACAGAGACCATTCGACTAATCCTAGCGGACGCAGAAGAATTCAAGCAGTCCCAGGAACTAACAGAGAGGGATAGAAGACATGTTTCCCAAGAGCAGCAAGGTCAAATGACAGTTAGGGCTACACCTCCGGGCTTTATGAAAATCAACTATGATGCTGCTGTAGATGTCCAGAGAAAGAAGGGTTTTCCTGGTATTATTGCCAAAGATGCGAGCGATATGCAGAAAGGTAAATTCTCGGCTACATTCCAATTTATATGGGATCCAGGCATATTGGAGATGCTAGCTTTGAGGGAAGCAATGAATTGGTCCATTTCTCGTGGATGGAATAAAGCCATATTTGAAGGTGATGCCCTCCAAGTATCCAACATTGTCAACTCAGGACAATGTACAATCTCTGCATTAAGGGGTATTTGCGAAGATATTTGGCGTCTGAAAACATCCTTCACAGAGGTCTTTTTCCAGTACGTGCCACGAATCCAGAATTCCGAAGCTCACAAATGGGCCCAACAAATAAAACATTGTATCCTTACTTAA